Proteins co-encoded in one Conexivisphaerales archaeon genomic window:
- a CDS encoding extracellular solute-binding protein, with protein MEKSSYVMMSIMKVISPRRRKAISRAAVVLIVIVILAVAGIGVYYISTLSKPSTPPKTLTIMSISGFTDSFYTQVAKDFMAQNPGVNITVLSAPFSGILSQEQTLLQAHSSQVDIVTGTPSMIGTLAAWTVDLRPYIAQYGLNMSDIIPAMQSSNGNIALPNGTVLVKALAVMSDAMMIYYRPSIWNQYQSNLKNLTTWDNFIYDEQYFYQNTPYYGAFIEAATAHELWNTFLDVYAYYYHQTSMGPAPPGYGILFTKNFSPSFNSSAGVQATQTLAAMMNAQPSLVNSYGGFNYNNFVQYYSGGFQGKQFVMAIAWLAQYSGLNKTSIKGDIAFTLLPGGYSQEGGSGAAISQYSNNKDLAFKFLMFALSPSEQAKMWDVQGALPGTFSGYQALIKEHPNLASFFTQALRVVQAGGAEPHIISSTWALIPIIDNALASVLPPNSATPDQIASVLQLAANEWIPIVRHG; from the coding sequence ATGGAGAAGTCATCATATGTGATGATGTCTATTATGAAGGTTATAAGCCCTAGAAGAAGGAAGGCAATTTCCAGAGCAGCTGTCGTTCTGATAGTTATAGTTATACTTGCAGTTGCAGGGATAGGGGTCTATTACATCTCCACTCTGTCAAAACCATCCACCCCTCCAAAGACACTGACCATAATGTCTATCTCAGGTTTCACTGATTCATTCTACACACAGGTAGCCAAGGATTTCATGGCCCAGAACCCGGGAGTGAATATAACTGTTCTTTCGGCTCCTTTCAGTGGTATACTATCACAGGAGCAGACACTGCTTCAGGCTCACAGCAGTCAGGTCGATATAGTAACTGGCACTCCAAGCATGATAGGCACACTTGCAGCATGGACAGTCGACCTTAGGCCTTACATTGCCCAGTATGGCCTTAACATGTCCGATATAATTCCAGCTATGCAATCGTCAAATGGTAACATAGCATTGCCAAACGGTACAGTGCTAGTCAAGGCTCTTGCCGTAATGAGTGATGCCATGATGATATACTACAGGCCGAGCATATGGAACCAGTATCAGTCTAACCTCAAGAATCTAACTACGTGGGATAACTTCATCTACGACGAACAGTACTTCTACCAGAATACACCTTATTACGGCGCATTCATAGAAGCAGCAACAGCTCATGAACTTTGGAACACATTCCTTGACGTCTACGCCTATTACTACCACCAGACCAGTATGGGGCCCGCTCCACCAGGATACGGTATTCTGTTCACGAAGAACTTCAGTCCATCGTTCAACAGCAGTGCAGGTGTACAGGCAACGCAGACCTTGGCTGCTATGATGAATGCCCAGCCCAGCCTTGTCAACAGCTATGGCGGGTTCAACTACAACAACTTCGTGCAGTACTACTCAGGGGGCTTTCAGGGAAAGCAGTTCGTCATGGCTATAGCCTGGCTGGCCCAGTACAGCGGGTTGAATAAGACTTCGATCAAGGGAGATATCGCATTTACGCTTCTGCCGGGCGGCTATTCGCAGGAAGGCGGCTCAGGAGCCGCGATAAGCCAGTATTCAAACAACAAGGACCTAGCGTTCAAATTCCTGATGTTCGCTCTTTCACCTAGCGAGCAGGCAAAGATGTGGGATGTTCAGGGTGCTCTACCAGGCACTTTCTCAGGCTACCAAGCTCTGATAAAGGAGCACCCTAACCTGGCAAGTTTCTTCACCCAGGCTCTCAGAGTGGTTCAGGCAGGAGGAGCAGAGCCTCACATCATAAGCTCCACATGGGCTCTGATACCGATCATCGACAACGCTTTGGCATCAGTTCTTCCTCCCAATTCTGCTACACCGGACCAGATAGCCTCAGTCCTTCAACTTGCAGCCAACGAATGGATACCGATTGTCAGACACGGTTAA